One Curtobacterium sp. BH-2-1-1 genomic region harbors:
- a CDS encoding low temperature requirement protein A, translated as MTTIGLRRMAPRDPTEAHRAASPLELLFDLVFVVAVGFAATNLHEIEVEGHVSSAVLAYAFVFFAIWWAWLNFTWFATSFDTDDWLYRVMTFVQMAGVLVLAAGVHAAMVEGSTTVVVLGYVIMRLALVGQWLRVAASSSEYRRTALRYAGGIVVVQVLWVLALLLPDGVSWGVIPVLILLEVLVPPFAEAGTQTTPWHTRHIAERYSLFTLIVLGEGLVASANAVIDGIAHADHLGSLLVLAACGLVIVAGLWWIYFSREQHDHIRSLPTALLFGYGHYLVFAAAGALPAGIEVAVSADAGEADLSHATVAATIAVPVALFVLSIWALALRPSLSLGWNVVVVALALAVLASIAVPSVSLVATALLVAAVVVVLEVPDRRP; from the coding sequence GTGACCACCATCGGACTCCGCCGCATGGCACCCCGCGACCCCACCGAGGCACACCGCGCGGCCAGCCCCCTCGAGCTCCTCTTCGACCTCGTCTTCGTGGTCGCCGTCGGGTTCGCCGCGACGAACCTGCACGAGATCGAGGTCGAGGGGCACGTCTCGTCGGCCGTCCTCGCGTACGCCTTCGTCTTCTTCGCGATCTGGTGGGCGTGGCTCAACTTCACCTGGTTCGCCACCTCGTTCGACACCGACGACTGGCTCTACCGCGTGATGACCTTCGTGCAGATGGCGGGGGTGCTCGTGCTCGCCGCCGGGGTGCACGCCGCGATGGTCGAGGGGTCGACCACGGTCGTCGTGCTCGGCTACGTCATCATGCGGCTCGCCCTCGTCGGGCAGTGGCTCCGGGTCGCCGCGTCGTCGTCGGAGTACCGGCGGACCGCACTTCGGTACGCCGGCGGCATCGTCGTCGTGCAGGTGCTCTGGGTGCTCGCGCTCCTGCTGCCGGACGGCGTCTCGTGGGGTGTGATCCCGGTGCTCATCCTGCTCGAGGTCCTCGTCCCGCCGTTCGCCGAGGCCGGCACGCAGACCACCCCGTGGCACACCCGGCACATCGCGGAGCGGTACTCCCTCTTCACGCTGATCGTCCTCGGCGAGGGGCTCGTGGCCTCGGCGAACGCGGTCATCGACGGCATCGCGCACGCTGACCATCTCGGGTCGCTCCTCGTGCTGGCGGCGTGCGGGCTCGTGATCGTCGCCGGACTGTGGTGGATCTACTTCTCCCGCGAGCAGCACGACCACATCCGGTCCCTGCCGACCGCGCTCCTGTTCGGCTACGGCCACTACCTGGTCTTCGCCGCCGCCGGGGCACTCCCGGCGGGGATCGAGGTCGCGGTGAGCGCCGACGCGGGCGAGGCCGACCTGTCGCACGCGACCGTCGCCGCCACGATCGCCGTGCCGGTCGCGTTGTTCGTGCTGTCGATCTGGGCGCTGGCGCTCCGGCCGTCCCTCAGCCTCGGCTGGAACGTCGTCGTCGTGGCACTCGCGCTCGCGGTGCTCGCGAGCATCGCCGTGCCGTCGGTGTCCCTCGTGGCGACGGCACTGCTCGTCGCCGCCGTGGTCGTCGTGCTGGAGGTCCCCGACCGGCGACCGTGA
- a CDS encoding phospholipase, producing MTGRNTDLPTTTASTRREALNSPNRRLRRALRRPTTLIVGGAAVLAVSGGIATVGTQPAIGEALGMPTASATAAPALAGTALDRAQAAATIATAETIADSANEKTDTGVLERRIDALDDYRKLSGAALTSRISSTVDATTAVADASAAQDKRDADAKAAAVAAAKRAAAERAAAAEAARKQAAANTVEGAKATASSLASSKYGWGSDQFQCLDNLWTKESGWNYQAVNANGGATGIPQALPGSKMATIASDWRTNATTQITWGLQYISDAYGTPCAAWSHSQASNFY from the coding sequence ATGACAGGACGCAACACCGACCTCCCCACCACCACCGCCTCGACCCGACGTGAGGCCCTGAACTCCCCCAACCGGCGCCTCCGCCGCGCGCTCCGCCGCCCCACCACGCTCATCGTGGGCGGGGCCGCCGTCCTCGCGGTCTCCGGAGGCATCGCCACCGTCGGCACGCAACCCGCGATCGGCGAGGCCCTCGGTATGCCGACCGCCAGCGCGACCGCGGCACCGGCGCTCGCCGGGACCGCGCTCGACCGCGCCCAGGCCGCGGCGACCATCGCCACGGCGGAGACGATCGCCGACTCGGCGAACGAGAAGACCGACACCGGCGTCCTCGAGCGCCGCATCGACGCGCTCGACGACTACCGGAAGCTCTCCGGCGCGGCACTGACCTCGAGGATCTCCTCGACGGTCGACGCCACGACGGCGGTCGCGGACGCCAGCGCCGCGCAGGACAAGCGGGACGCCGACGCGAAGGCCGCCGCTGTCGCCGCAGCGAAGCGCGCCGCTGCCGAACGGGCAGCAGCCGCCGAGGCCGCGCGCAAGCAGGCCGCCGCGAACACGGTCGAGGGTGCCAAGGCGACCGCGAGCTCGCTCGCCTCGTCGAAGTACGGCTGGGGTTCCGACCAGTTCCAGTGCCTCGACAACCTGTGGACCAAGGAGTCCGGCTGGAACTACCAGGCCGTCAACGCGAACGGCGGCGCGACCGGCATCCCGCAGGCGCTCCCCGGGTCGAAGATGGCCACGATCGCGTCCGACTGGCGGACGAACGCGACCACCCAGATCACCTGGGGCCTGCAGTACATCAGCGACGCGTACGGCACCCCGTGCGCCGCGTGGTCGCACTCGCAGGCGTCGAACTTCTACTGA
- a CDS encoding MarR family winged helix-turn-helix transcriptional regulator — MSHRQPDRTEIAARLAAAVGRINRRARTDSASLGYGIVSALATIQREGPLRPGDLSRIEVVTKPTMTRILTELEQRGFIEREADPRDGRAFMVTATPEGIAAVERARSTRTGIVAELIAELPDTDVDAIAAALDALERVAQGERTQEAHTSRA; from the coding sequence ATGAGCCACCGCCAGCCGGACCGTACCGAGATCGCCGCGCGCCTCGCCGCGGCGGTCGGCCGGATCAACCGGCGGGCCCGCACTGACTCGGCCTCGCTCGGGTACGGCATCGTCTCGGCGCTGGCGACGATCCAGCGCGAGGGACCCCTGCGCCCGGGCGACCTGTCGCGGATCGAGGTCGTCACGAAGCCGACGATGACCCGCATCCTGACCGAGCTCGAGCAGCGCGGGTTCATCGAGCGCGAGGCGGACCCCCGGGACGGTCGGGCGTTCATGGTGACGGCCACCCCCGAGGGCATCGCAGCGGTCGAGCGAGCCCGTTCCACCCGCACCGGCATCGTCGCCGAGCTCATCGCCGAACTGCCCGACACCGACGTCGACGCCATCGCCGCCGCGCTCGACGCCCTCGAACGCGTCGCGCAGGGCGAGCGCACCCAGGAAGCTCACACCTCCCGGGCCTGA
- a CDS encoding GntR family transcriptional regulator, with product MPVPSSAPTEHQLLRDTVRLKIHAAIMDGTLEPGERLNDDELIAWLGVSRTPIREALSQLARAGLIEMAPNRYTRVTTPDPTEVVEALQTLGVLFGGVVRLAVPRLGASAKKKILAQLDATIADYESHDVAAVNRDALAVFARYVEECGNQNLQRVCRDTMDGLAFRLRLPNLDELVDWDQMTADFRRLREATASGDNIEAELATEAIHLLPGEKR from the coding sequence ATGCCGGTCCCCAGCAGTGCACCGACCGAGCACCAGCTGCTCCGCGACACCGTCCGGCTCAAGATCCACGCCGCGATCATGGACGGCACGCTCGAGCCCGGCGAGCGGCTCAACGACGACGAGCTCATCGCCTGGCTCGGCGTCTCCCGCACCCCGATCCGCGAAGCACTGAGCCAGCTCGCACGCGCCGGCCTGATCGAGATGGCGCCGAACCGCTACACCCGCGTCACCACGCCGGACCCGACCGAGGTGGTCGAGGCGCTGCAGACCCTGGGCGTCCTGTTCGGCGGGGTCGTGCGGCTGGCGGTCCCGCGCCTCGGTGCGAGCGCGAAGAAGAAGATCCTCGCCCAGCTCGACGCCACGATCGCGGACTACGAGTCGCACGACGTCGCTGCGGTGAACCGTGACGCCCTCGCCGTGTTCGCCCGCTACGTCGAGGAGTGCGGCAACCAGAACCTCCAGCGTGTCTGCCGGGACACCATGGACGGCCTCGCGTTCCGACTGCGGCTGCCGAACCTCGACGAGCTCGTCGACTGGGACCAGATGACGGCCGACTTCCGCCGTCTGCGTGAGGCCACCGCGTCCGGGGACAACATCGAGGCAGAGCTCGCGACCGAGGCGATCCACCTGCTCCCCGGCGAGAAACGCTGA
- a CDS encoding DUF1810 domain-containing protein, translated as MSVDRHDTDQHGTDRFDLDRFVRAQQCVHDTALAELRRGRKSSHWMWFVFPQLAGLGRSPTAQRYALDGLDETRAYLDHPVLGPRLLEATRAAESAPARTADDLLGGIDALKLRSSMTLFAAAAADPEPFRAVLDRWYDGSEDPVTLRLLHPHD; from the coding sequence GTGAGCGTCGATCGGCACGACACGGACCAGCACGGCACGGACCGGTTCGACCTCGACCGGTTCGTCCGCGCGCAGCAGTGTGTGCACGACACCGCGCTCGCCGAGCTGCGGCGCGGCCGGAAGTCGTCGCACTGGATGTGGTTCGTGTTCCCCCAGCTCGCCGGGCTCGGCCGCTCGCCCACCGCGCAGCGGTACGCACTCGACGGCCTCGACGAGACCCGGGCGTACCTCGACCACCCCGTCCTCGGCCCGCGGCTGCTCGAGGCGACCCGTGCGGCGGAGTCCGCCCCGGCCCGGACCGCCGACGACCTGCTCGGGGGCATCGACGCGCTGAAGCTCCGGTCGTCCATGACCCTGTTCGCCGCGGCCGCCGCCGACCCGGAGCCGTTCCGGGCCGTCCTCGACCGCTGGTACGACGGCTCCGAGGACCCGGTGACCCTCCGGCTGCTCCACCCCCACGACTGA
- a CDS encoding DUF2071 domain-containing protein, whose product MTEPARDRAAVPLLHRPVTVHAWEDVVFAHWRHDPESLARLVPRGTRPDVVDGSAWAGLTAYVFRETRVPPFPPSGRLGSMTEVTIEVLTVDDRGRRGVAYRTVDTANVPAIVAAHALLGVPYTFAHARARSRGDTLSYRSVRHPARSLHPVRWLRGRRGGPGSGAAWPGGPVWPGSTGGPGGAVRPRHDATVRVVAGDVVDDRLATDLTTRQGIHARHLAQTLFWQRQHPPLTIRSARLERLGGDLPDAVGMPGLLDREPDSLLVVDGTTVRYAWGDVVR is encoded by the coding sequence GTGACCGAGCCCGCGCGGGACCGAGCCGCGGTCCCCCTGCTGCACCGGCCGGTGACGGTGCACGCCTGGGAGGACGTCGTCTTCGCGCACTGGCGCCACGACCCCGAGTCGCTCGCGCGTCTGGTGCCGCGCGGCACCCGCCCCGACGTCGTCGACGGCAGTGCGTGGGCCGGCCTGACGGCGTACGTCTTCCGCGAGACCCGGGTGCCGCCGTTCCCGCCGTCCGGCCGCCTCGGCTCGATGACCGAGGTGACGATCGAGGTGCTCACCGTCGACGACCGCGGTCGCCGCGGGGTCGCCTACCGCACGGTCGACACCGCGAACGTGCCCGCGATCGTGGCGGCGCACGCCCTGCTCGGGGTGCCGTACACGTTCGCGCACGCGCGGGCGCGAAGTCGTGGGGACACGCTGTCCTACCGGTCGGTGCGGCACCCGGCACGCTCCCTCCACCCGGTCCGCTGGCTCCGCGGACGCCGGGGCGGACCAGGGTCCGGAGCGGCGTGGCCCGGCGGTCCGGTCTGGCCGGGCAGCACGGGTGGGCCAGGAGGCGCGGTGCGACCCCGCCACGACGCCACCGTCCGGGTCGTGGCCGGTGACGTCGTCGACGACCGGCTGGCGACGGACCTCACCACCCGACAGGGCATCCACGCCCGGCACCTCGCGCAGACGCTGTTCTGGCAGCGCCAGCACCCGCCGCTGACGATCCGGTCGGCACGGCTCGAGCGGCTCGGCGGCGACCTGCCCGACGCCGTCGGGATGCCCGGGCTCCTCGACCGCGAACCCGACTCGCTGCTCGTCGTGGACGGCACGACCGTCCGCTACGCCTGGGGGGACGTGGTCCGGTGA
- a CDS encoding phosphopantothenate--cysteine ligase family flavoprotein — MTVVVGITGGIAAYKAVGVVRDLVKRGHDVHVVPTEGALRFVGLPTLEALSRNPVTTSVFEDVAEVRHVSLGRRADLVVVAPATADALARMTAGLAGDLLGTTLLATEAPVVVAPAMHPQMWEHPATRANVQTLRERGVRFVGPVVGALTGDDAGIGRMAEPEDIVAGALAVLDDPAPAGRTGADHPTDAGRGDGDDPRLPTDTAFPPTAAAAEKAGTTGARGELGDLAGVRVVVSAGGTREPFDPVRFVGNRSSGRQGVAIAADAARRGAAVTLVSANVDASLTAGLDATVVPVGSALELADAVHAAAADADVVVMTAAVADYRPAEVRADKLKKEAQGDTMTLELVRNPDVLADLVASRRTGQIIVGFAAETEPDRAARIELGRAKIARKPADMLVVNHVGWSAGFEREENAVEVLDLGGEVVREASGSKADVATVVLDLVATALT, encoded by the coding sequence CTGACCGTCGTCGTCGGGATCACCGGGGGCATCGCCGCGTACAAGGCCGTCGGCGTGGTCCGCGACCTCGTCAAGCGGGGACACGACGTGCACGTCGTCCCGACCGAGGGCGCGCTCCGCTTCGTCGGGCTGCCGACCCTCGAGGCGCTCAGCCGCAACCCGGTCACCACGAGCGTGTTCGAGGACGTCGCCGAGGTACGCCACGTCTCGCTCGGGCGCCGGGCGGACCTCGTGGTCGTCGCCCCCGCCACCGCGGACGCGCTCGCCCGGATGACCGCGGGGCTCGCCGGGGACCTGCTCGGCACGACGCTGCTCGCGACCGAGGCGCCCGTCGTCGTGGCTCCCGCGATGCACCCGCAGATGTGGGAGCACCCGGCGACCCGGGCGAACGTCCAGACCCTGCGGGAGCGCGGCGTCCGGTTCGTCGGCCCCGTGGTCGGGGCCCTGACGGGCGACGACGCGGGGATCGGCCGGATGGCGGAGCCCGAGGACATCGTCGCCGGGGCACTCGCGGTGCTGGACGACCCGGCACCGGCCGGCCGGACCGGCGCGGACCACCCGACGGACGCGGGTCGCGGCGACGGGGACGACCCGCGCCTCCCGACCGACACCGCCTTCCCGCCGACCGCAGCCGCCGCCGAGAAGGCGGGGACCACCGGCGCCCGCGGCGAGCTCGGCGACCTCGCCGGCGTCCGCGTCGTCGTGAGCGCCGGCGGCACGCGCGAGCCCTTCGACCCGGTCCGGTTCGTCGGCAACCGTTCGAGCGGTCGTCAGGGCGTCGCGATCGCCGCCGACGCGGCCCGACGCGGCGCGGCCGTGACGCTCGTGAGCGCGAACGTGGACGCGTCGCTGACCGCCGGACTCGACGCGACCGTCGTGCCGGTGGGGTCCGCCCTGGAGCTCGCCGACGCCGTCCACGCCGCAGCAGCCGATGCCGACGTCGTCGTGATGACCGCGGCCGTGGCCGACTACCGGCCCGCCGAGGTGCGTGCCGACAAGCTCAAGAAGGAGGCGCAGGGCGACACCATGACGCTGGAGCTGGTGCGGAACCCCGACGTCCTCGCCGACCTCGTCGCGTCCCGCCGGACCGGCCAGATCATCGTCGGCTTCGCCGCGGAGACCGAACCCGACCGTGCCGCGCGCATCGAGCTCGGCCGCGCCAAGATCGCCCGCAAGCCGGCGGACATGCTCGTCGTGAACCACGTCGGCTGGTCCGCGGGGTTCGAACGCGAGGAGAACGCCGTCGAGGTGCTCGACCTCGGCGGCGAGGTGGTCCGCGAGGCCTCCGGCAGCAAGGCCGACGTCGCGACGGTCGTCCTCGACCTCGTCGCGACCGCACTGACCTGA
- a CDS encoding NRDE family protein: protein MCTVVVRVDPGSEWPVTMLAMRDESPERPWDPPAAWWPERDPSIRGVRDRSAGGAWLAASDGAGLAVVLNRGEPVPSDDGTWTTRGVVPLDAVTGALPGHDGTLPTTRAFNLVRATADGAEVTTWDGTEVRTTALGPGVHMVTHGEPDDPAAPRIGRWLDAFRAVGAPVGPPVLGPFDELRAADAGADAGDGWGGWFGLLAGSASLPADDPDAILRDAHEPDGHFATLSIVAAAVGPGRTVLQHARLTEPGRLDGSVELHRA, encoded by the coding sequence ATGTGCACCGTCGTCGTCCGCGTCGACCCCGGGTCCGAGTGGCCCGTCACGATGCTCGCCATGCGCGACGAGTCGCCGGAGCGGCCGTGGGACCCGCCGGCAGCCTGGTGGCCCGAGCGCGACCCGTCGATCCGCGGCGTCCGCGACCGTTCGGCGGGCGGGGCGTGGCTCGCGGCGTCGGACGGTGCCGGGCTCGCGGTCGTGCTCAACCGGGGCGAACCGGTGCCGAGCGACGACGGCACGTGGACCACCCGCGGGGTCGTCCCGCTCGACGCGGTCACCGGTGCGCTCCCCGGCCACGACGGCACCCTGCCCACGACGCGCGCGTTCAACCTCGTGCGGGCGACGGCCGACGGCGCCGAGGTCACGACCTGGGACGGCACCGAGGTCCGGACGACCGCGCTCGGCCCCGGCGTGCACATGGTCACGCACGGCGAACCGGACGACCCCGCGGCGCCGCGCATCGGGCGGTGGCTCGACGCCTTCCGTGCCGTGGGCGCTCCGGTCGGGCCGCCGGTGCTCGGCCCCTTCGACGAACTGCGGGCGGCCGACGCCGGTGCCGACGCCGGCGACGGGTGGGGCGGCTGGTTCGGACTGCTCGCCGGGTCGGCGTCGCTGCCGGCGGACGACCCGGACGCGATCCTCCGGGACGCGCACGAGCCGGACGGGCACTTCGCGACGCTGTCGATCGTGGCCGCGGCGGTCGGCCCCGGGCGCACCGTCCTGCAGCACGCGCGGCTGACCGAACCGGGCCGGTTGGACGGTTCGGTCGAGCTGCACCGCGCCTGA
- a CDS encoding SGNH/GDSL hydrolase family protein, with product MTTATRSVLAVLTAVVVAVSLGACASSPPAAADATSHPTTATTRPWDDAAGVGVVVVGDSISGGHGLTTAEAWPAIVADAQGWSLTNLSCDGAGVAALGDDDDCASDYATIVGRAVGLRPEVVLVQASSNDLGLDTAEVRSATDQVVDEVHRRLPHARLIGLSAIWNQDAPPAQLASISGALRHALAREGGTYVDIGEPLRGHPTWMQSDDVHPTVRGQRAIAAAVTAAFERDHVRF from the coding sequence GTGACCACCGCAACCCGGAGCGTGCTCGCCGTCCTCACGGCGGTCGTCGTGGCCGTCTCCCTCGGGGCGTGCGCCTCGAGCCCGCCGGCCGCTGCCGACGCGACGTCCCACCCGACGACGGCGACGACCCGCCCCTGGGACGACGCCGCGGGTGTCGGCGTGGTGGTCGTCGGCGACTCGATCAGCGGCGGGCACGGCCTCACCACCGCCGAGGCGTGGCCGGCCATCGTCGCGGACGCCCAGGGCTGGTCGCTCACGAACCTGTCGTGCGACGGCGCAGGCGTGGCTGCCCTCGGTGACGACGACGACTGCGCGAGCGACTACGCGACCATCGTCGGGCGTGCGGTCGGCCTCCGTCCCGAGGTCGTCCTCGTGCAGGCGAGCTCGAACGACCTCGGACTCGACACCGCCGAGGTCCGGAGCGCCACCGACCAGGTCGTCGACGAGGTGCACCGTCGGCTGCCGCACGCGCGGCTCATCGGCCTCAGTGCCATCTGGAACCAGGACGCCCCGCCCGCGCAGCTCGCGTCCATCTCGGGGGCGCTCCGGCACGCCCTCGCCCGCGAGGGCGGCACCTACGTCGACATCGGCGAGCCGCTGCGGGGGCACCCGACGTGGATGCAGTCCGACGACGTGCACCCGACCGTGCGCGGACAGCGGGCCATCGCGGCGGCGGTGACGGCCGCGTTCGAACGGGACCACGTGCGGTTCTGA
- a CDS encoding SDR family oxidoreductase, which translates to MPQIPDQTGRRIVVTGANSGTGKETATRLAAAGASVVLAVRTTAKGDQAAADIRAAHPGADVEVRELDLADLASVRRFAAGIAADDRTLDVLVNNAGVMAPPKRFETVDGFELQFGTNFLGPFALTNLLLPTLLRSPDARVATMSSLAAIPGRIRFDDLQWERGYNGWRAYAQSKLADLLLALHLHRLSVELDWPLVSTAAHPGYTRTNLQSAGRSLGRSKPVRSSNRALPFTQDVEQGSEPLLYAAVGPNAVGGAYYGPSGPFGLVGPTTTVSIPGSARKADLARSLWAVAEDLTGTTPPV; encoded by the coding sequence ATGCCGCAGATCCCCGACCAGACCGGCCGCCGCATCGTCGTCACCGGCGCGAACAGCGGAACCGGCAAGGAGACCGCCACCCGCCTGGCAGCAGCTGGCGCGTCCGTCGTCCTCGCCGTCCGCACGACCGCGAAGGGCGACCAGGCCGCAGCCGACATCCGTGCCGCGCACCCCGGCGCCGACGTCGAGGTGCGGGAGCTCGACCTCGCCGACCTCGCGAGCGTGCGGCGCTTCGCCGCGGGCATCGCCGCGGACGACCGGACGCTCGACGTCCTCGTCAACAATGCCGGGGTGATGGCGCCACCGAAGCGGTTCGAGACGGTCGACGGCTTCGAGCTGCAGTTCGGCACGAACTTCCTCGGCCCGTTCGCCCTGACGAACCTGCTGCTCCCGACACTGCTGCGCTCACCAGACGCCCGGGTCGCCACGATGTCGAGCCTCGCGGCGATCCCCGGCCGGATCCGCTTCGACGACCTGCAGTGGGAGCGCGGCTACAACGGCTGGCGGGCGTACGCGCAGTCGAAGCTCGCCGACCTGCTGCTGGCGCTGCACCTGCACCGGCTGTCGGTCGAGCTCGACTGGCCGCTCGTGAGCACCGCCGCGCACCCCGGCTACACCCGGACGAACCTGCAGTCGGCGGGGCGGTCGCTCGGTCGGTCGAAGCCGGTCCGGTCCTCGAACCGCGCGCTGCCCTTCACGCAGGACGTCGAGCAGGGCTCCGAGCCGCTGCTGTACGCCGCGGTCGGGCCGAACGCGGTCGGCGGGGCGTACTACGGACCGTCGGGGCCGTTCGGGCTCGTCGGGCCGACCACGACCGTGTCGATCCCCGGTTCGGCACGGAAGGCCGATCTGGCGCGTTCCCTCTGGGCGGTCGCCGAGGACCTCACCGGGACCACCCCGCCCGTCTGA
- a CDS encoding LLM class flavin-dependent oxidoreductase → MSNAFGTDRPSDVPPPAPERIGPVQLGLDTFGDVTELPDGSVKSDAQSIRDVVDQAVLADQVGLDFIGVGEHHRADFIVSAPEVVLAAIAARTSSIRIGSAVTVLSSDDPVRVYERFATVDAISDGRAEVILGRGSFTESFPLFGYELSDYEVLFEEKLQLWAALRGGDAVTWSGTKRASLVDQDVYPKLEHGPIPTWIGVGGSPQSVIRAASYGLPLFLAIIGGQPAQFAPFSRLYRQALTQLDLPQQPIAMHSPGFVAATDEEAAERYWPYHKAVTDQLGRERGWPPLDVAGYRAGLSAGGSLYVGSPETVARKIARNMRILGVSRFDMRYATGRLPHEDMMRSIELYGTQVAPRVRELLAAPVPVA, encoded by the coding sequence ATGAGCAACGCATTCGGCACCGACCGCCCCTCGGACGTGCCACCGCCCGCCCCCGAACGGATCGGCCCCGTGCAGCTCGGCCTCGACACGTTCGGCGACGTCACCGAGCTGCCCGACGGCAGCGTCAAGTCGGACGCCCAGAGCATCCGCGACGTCGTCGACCAGGCGGTCCTCGCCGACCAGGTCGGCCTCGACTTCATCGGCGTCGGCGAGCACCACCGCGCCGACTTCATCGTGAGCGCTCCCGAGGTCGTCCTCGCCGCGATCGCCGCCCGGACCTCCTCGATCCGGATCGGGTCCGCCGTCACCGTGCTCTCGTCCGACGACCCGGTGCGGGTGTACGAGCGCTTCGCCACCGTCGACGCGATCTCCGACGGTCGTGCCGAGGTCATCCTCGGCCGCGGGTCCTTCACCGAGTCCTTCCCGCTCTTCGGGTACGAGCTCTCCGACTACGAGGTCCTCTTCGAGGAGAAGCTCCAGCTCTGGGCAGCCCTCCGCGGTGGCGACGCGGTCACCTGGTCCGGCACGAAGCGCGCCTCGCTCGTCGACCAGGACGTCTACCCGAAGCTCGAGCACGGCCCCATCCCGACCTGGATCGGCGTCGGCGGGTCCCCGCAGTCCGTCATCCGTGCGGCGTCGTACGGTCTGCCGCTGTTCCTCGCGATCATCGGCGGACAGCCCGCGCAGTTCGCGCCGTTCTCGCGCCTCTACCGCCAGGCGCTCACGCAGCTCGACCTGCCGCAGCAGCCGATCGCGATGCACTCGCCCGGGTTCGTCGCCGCCACCGACGAAGAGGCGGCCGAGCGCTACTGGCCGTACCACAAGGCCGTCACCGACCAGCTCGGTCGGGAGCGCGGCTGGCCGCCCCTGGACGTCGCCGGCTACCGTGCCGGGCTGTCCGCGGGCGGGTCACTCTACGTCGGGTCGCCGGAGACGGTCGCCCGGAAGATCGCGCGGAACATGCGGATCCTCGGCGTCTCGCGGTTCGACATGCGGTACGCGACGGGGCGTCTGCCGCACGAGGACATGATGCGGTCGATCGAGCTCTACGGCACGCAGGTCGCGCCGCGGGTGCGCGAGCTGCTCGCGGCGCCGGTGCCGGTCGCGTAG
- a CDS encoding pyridoxamine 5'-phosphate oxidase family protein produces MTDTEADQRAAISDIVHGAHTALLTTVSEDGQLHARPLAVQDKAFHGTLRFLVQDGSEKVEDIARNPHVNVAIESQGGYLSIAGTATVSQDDSVIDELWSPFAEAWFPDGREDPSIRLLTVEGDSVEYWTQDTGPVGSLVQTLKAAIGKQSQPDTGDHGTIEL; encoded by the coding sequence ATGACCGACACAGAGGCAGACCAGCGCGCAGCCATCTCGGACATCGTCCACGGAGCCCACACGGCACTCCTGACGACCGTGAGCGAGGACGGCCAGCTCCACGCACGGCCCCTCGCCGTGCAGGACAAGGCGTTCCACGGCACACTCCGCTTCCTCGTGCAGGACGGGAGCGAGAAGGTCGAGGACATCGCCCGGAACCCGCACGTCAACGTCGCGATCGAGTCGCAGGGCGGGTACCTGTCGATCGCCGGCACCGCGACGGTCAGCCAGGACGACTCCGTCATCGACGAGCTGTGGTCCCCGTTCGCCGAGGCCTGGTTCCCGGACGGCCGCGAGGACCCCTCGATCCGACTCCTCACCGTCGAGGGCGACTCGGTCGAGTACTGGACGCAGGACACCGGCCCGGTCGGCAGCCTCGTGCAGACCCTCAAGGCCGCCATCGGCAAGCAGAGTCAGCCGGACACCGGCGACCACGGCACGATCGAGCTCTAG
- a CDS encoding RidA family protein: MPNKTAIVTDNAPKPAGPYSQGIVANGFLYTAGFGPQDPATGEIADDVAGQTAQVLANVAAVLAEHGATLDDVVKSTVHLEHSDRDFPAFNEEYAKHFSQPYPVRTTVQSHLANILVEIDVVAVLPTAE; the protein is encoded by the coding sequence GTGCCGAACAAGACCGCCATCGTGACCGACAACGCGCCGAAGCCCGCCGGCCCGTACAGCCAGGGGATCGTCGCGAACGGCTTCCTCTACACCGCCGGCTTCGGCCCGCAGGACCCGGCCACGGGCGAGATCGCCGACGACGTCGCCGGTCAGACCGCCCAGGTGCTCGCGAACGTCGCCGCCGTCCTGGCCGAGCACGGCGCCACGCTCGACGACGTCGTGAAGTCGACCGTGCACCTCGAGCACTCCGACCGCGACTTCCCCGCCTTCAACGAGGAGTACGCCAAGCACTTCTCGCAGCCGTACCCGGTCCGCACCACGGTGCAGTCGCACCTGGCGAACATCCTCGTCGAGATCGACGTCGTGGCGGTGCTCCCGACGGCGGAGTGA